A single genomic interval of Helianthus annuus cultivar XRQ/B chromosome 13, HanXRQr2.0-SUNRISE, whole genome shotgun sequence harbors:
- the LOC110901846 gene encoding uncharacterized protein LOC110901846, translating into MPPRRNVNNNDVPIETLIANAVNTAVAGLVPNLLQQLQQNNNNVHPPGGNNNGNNNPPVTILDWLERFRKEKPKSFSTTATPVEAENWIAHIEKLFEVMGVADAFKVRLASYKLEDDAHRWWKTLKEARGGDQYAATLPWAEFRTLFYQQYFTDADRSEYLREYASIRQGDDEPIMEFKARFSRLVNFLGPAAGTPQQQTENFKWAICDRDMKFILNLRFTDIIEVVDAVKNLNNEKKQREKKSDGDRKRSKENDQDNSNNHGGNEQSQDREDRSDRYYNKSRSGRNRYENRRPAQNQTQQSEAPGAQPHNQQNPNQNRADIPPCTHCGKRHGGACRLAEGRCFRCGDDNHLIKDCPRPEKRANTGAANVPGTLSGYVQIGERDTYALCF; encoded by the coding sequence ATGCCTCCTCGAAGAAACGTGAACAACAACGACGTCCCTATTGAAACTCTGATTGCTAATGCTGTCAATACAGCTGTTGCGGGTCTAGTTCCCAACCTTCTACAACAGTTGCAGCAGAACAACAATAATGTACATCCACCGgggggaaacaacaatggtaACAATAATCCTCCTGTTACTATCCTTGATTGGCTTGAGCGCTTCAGAAAGGAAAAGCCAAAATCGTTTAGTACGACTGCTACACCAGTTGAGGCGGAAAACTGGATTGCTCATATCGAGAAGTTGTTCGAAGTGATGGGCGTGGCTGATGCGTTCAAAGTTAGGCTTGCTAGTTATAAGCTGGAGGATGATGCTCATAGGTGGTGGAAGACTTTGAAAGAAGCTCGTGGAGGAGATCAGTATGCAGCAACACTCCCTTGGGCTGAATTTCGCACTTTGTTTTATCAGCAGTACTTCACTGACGCTGACAGGAGTGAGTATCTGAGAGAGTATGCTTCTATCAGGCAGGGGGATGACGAGCCTATTATGGAGTTCAAAGCTCGTTTTAGTCGTTTGGTTAATTTTCTGGGCCCGGCAGCAGGTACACCCCAGCAGCAGACTGAGAATTTCAAATGGGCTATATGCGATCGAGATATGAAGTTCATCCTGAATCTTCGTTTCACTGACATTATTGAGGTAGTTGATGCTGTCAAGAATTTGAATAATGAGAAGAAGCAGCGTGAGAAGAAATCGGATGGTGATCGCAAACGCTCTAAGGAAAACGACCAGGATAATTCCAATAATCATGGTGGCAATGAGCAATCCCAAGACCGTGAGGACCGTTCTGATAGGTATTACAATAAGTCGCGAAGTGGAAGAAACCGTTATGAGAATCGTAGGCCTGCACAGAATCAGACGCAACAGAGCGAGGCCCCTGGAGCACAGCCACATAATCAGCAAAACCCAAATCAGAATCGTGCTGATATTCCTCCTTGTACTCATTGTGGGAAACGTCATGGTGGTGCATGTCGCCTTGCTGAAGGTCGTTGTTTCAGATGTGGAGATGATAACCACTTGATTAAGGATTGCCCTCGGCCTGAGAAGCGAGCTAATACTGGTGCAGCTAATGTCCCAGGTACGCTTTCCGGTTATGTGCAAATTGGTGAACGTGATACGTATGCTCTTTGTTTTTGA